A stretch of the Prochlorococcus marinus str. MIT 0918 genome encodes the following:
- the hslO gene encoding Hsp33 family molecular chaperone HslO, whose amino-acid sequence MKDNLIRATAANGSISLVAVLITQALNEAKRRHSLSFLTSALLGRAMSTGLLLASSMKVKQGRVTIKIQSDGPLKGLNVDAGCDGTVRGYVGNPKLELDLIKDSEGNHYFDFNSATGKGYLHVTRDIGQGQPFASTVELIQGGIGEDIASYLMHSEQIQSAVFVGEKILNSEIICSGALIAQVLPNAITNKLLINKLDDECKKINFFSEKLFQCRNNLQDIFKMTFPSLTKENILIKDKPKAISFKCRCSRTRSISALKLLGKEEIINILNEDKKSEIRCNYCNSIYLIEETELKAIIDQL is encoded by the coding sequence ATGAAAGATAATCTTATTAGAGCAACTGCTGCAAATGGTTCTATCAGTTTAGTTGCTGTTTTAATAACTCAGGCTTTAAATGAAGCAAAAAGAAGACATTCACTATCTTTTCTAACATCAGCACTATTGGGAAGAGCAATGAGCACAGGATTACTATTAGCTAGCTCAATGAAAGTCAAGCAAGGGAGAGTTACTATAAAAATTCAATCTGATGGTCCATTAAAAGGACTTAATGTAGATGCTGGATGTGATGGCACAGTAAGAGGTTATGTAGGCAACCCCAAGTTAGAACTAGACTTGATAAAAGATAGTGAGGGTAATCATTATTTTGATTTTAATTCTGCTACTGGTAAAGGATATCTTCATGTCACAAGAGATATTGGTCAAGGACAACCTTTCGCAAGCACTGTAGAGTTAATTCAAGGTGGAATTGGAGAGGATATAGCATCTTATTTAATGCATTCTGAGCAGATTCAATCAGCTGTATTTGTCGGAGAGAAAATCCTAAATAGTGAAATAATTTGTTCAGGAGCCCTCATAGCACAAGTATTACCTAACGCAATTACAAATAAATTATTAATAAATAAATTAGATGATGAATGTAAAAAGATAAATTTCTTTAGTGAGAAATTATTCCAATGCAGAAACAATCTTCAAGACATATTTAAAATGACTTTTCCTAGTCTTACAAAAGAAAATATATTAATCAAAGACAAACCTAAAGCTATAAGTTTCAAGTGTAGATGTTCTAGAACTCGGAGCATTTCAGCTCTTAAACTCTTAGGGAAAGAAGAAATTATAAATATATTGAATGAAGATAAAAAATCTGAGATAAGATGTAATTACTGTAATTCAATTTATTTAATAGAAGAAACAGAACTCAAAGCAATTATTGATCAATTATAA
- a CDS encoding ABC transporter ATP-binding protein, producing the protein MLYLKGIHYFPATSEKEVLAGISFNADKGNPTIFVGKSGSGKTTLIEIISGLIAPTNGCCYWNNIIIVEKQRRNLCGVVFQFPERHFIGLTILEELKIGHRRVSEELQSKVLNQVGLNEINLKQLPENLSGGQQRRLAIAVQLIRKPKVLLLDEPTAGLDWSVRDEIVLLINKLSKEQTVIVATHEPDLFKNHPVDSYQLSTGKLFKDII; encoded by the coding sequence ATGCTTTATTTAAAAGGAATTCACTATTTCCCTGCAACTTCTGAAAAAGAAGTATTAGCTGGAATCTCATTTAATGCTGATAAGGGTAATCCAACTATATTCGTTGGTAAAAGTGGAAGTGGAAAAACTACTCTGATAGAAATTATTAGTGGTTTAATAGCACCTACAAATGGTTGTTGCTACTGGAATAATATTATTATTGTCGAAAAACAAAGAAGAAATTTATGTGGAGTGGTATTTCAATTCCCAGAGCGTCACTTCATAGGCTTAACTATTTTAGAAGAATTAAAAATCGGACATCGAAGAGTTTCAGAAGAGCTGCAATCAAAAGTTCTCAATCAGGTAGGCCTTAATGAGATTAATTTAAAACAATTACCAGAAAATTTAAGCGGAGGCCAACAGAGACGTTTAGCGATAGCTGTTCAATTAATTAGAAAGCCCAAGGTCCTTTTACTTGATGAGCCTACTGCTGGTCTTGATTGGTCTGTTCGTGATGAAATAGTTCTGTTAATAAATAAATTATCAAAAGAACAGACTGTTATTGTGGCAACTCATGAGCCTGATCTTTTCAAAAATCACCCTGTTGACAGTTATCAACTTTCAACAGGAAAATTATTTAAAGATATAATTTAA
- a CDS encoding DUF3531 family protein: MEVHFREIDPFNCWIWFHFSDLPSQGEKNYLNGILDSWYVIGHLGGFNSGNLQAHQAENDISWLNYDNSDEVSNLPALMHNLGQLEYQGEWARCWVDLGTSDAIALDVLINTMRQIDGDLIRFREIFVGGVNEDWEIDENPDALFIDND, encoded by the coding sequence ATGGAAGTACATTTTCGTGAGATTGATCCATTTAATTGTTGGATTTGGTTTCATTTTTCGGATCTCCCTAGTCAAGGTGAAAAAAATTATCTTAATGGCATTTTGGATAGTTGGTATGTAATAGGTCACTTAGGTGGATTTAATTCTGGTAATTTACAAGCCCATCAAGCGGAAAATGATATAAGTTGGCTAAATTATGATAATTCTGATGAAGTATCTAATTTGCCAGCATTAATGCATAATTTAGGACAGCTGGAATATCAAGGGGAATGGGCTAGATGTTGGGTAGACTTAGGCACATCTGATGCTATTGCTCTTGACGTTTTAATAAATACCATGAGACAAATAGATGGCGATTTAATTCGATTTAGAGAAATTTTTGTAGGTGGTGTAAATGAAGATTGGGAAATAGATGAGAATCCTGATGCTCTTTTTATAGATAACGACTAA
- a CDS encoding 16S rRNA (uracil(1498)-N(3))-methyltransferase yields the protein MAEPRRLLIEYARICNFINDDLSLKLNLSEQHYLFNVLRLRTNDKIHIIDGEGKLWEAKLFGNKLIKFTTDVNNPWQNESKSKRSLCLAIAIPKIGFDDVVRMTCEIGIDIIQPLICDRSVLTHVSINKQNRWESILKESIEQSERLWKPEILTPLNFKNWSNNISPLNTFAIATTRIDSSLEIELWLKNLSSDSKKVWTLIGPEGGWSEDELEYAKSKRFYFVKMGDAILRTSTAAIAASQIMASWRKLST from the coding sequence GTGGCAGAGCCCAGACGTCTCTTAATAGAGTATGCACGCATATGCAATTTTATTAATGATGACCTTTCCCTAAAATTAAATCTATCTGAGCAGCATTATCTTTTTAATGTACTTAGATTAAGGACTAATGATAAAATTCATATTATTGATGGAGAGGGTAAACTTTGGGAAGCAAAGTTATTTGGTAATAAATTAATTAAATTCACAACCGATGTAAATAATCCCTGGCAAAACGAATCTAAGTCTAAAAGAAGTTTATGTTTAGCAATAGCTATACCTAAGATAGGTTTTGATGATGTAGTTAGAATGACTTGTGAAATAGGAATTGATATAATTCAACCCTTGATTTGTGATAGGTCTGTTTTAACTCACGTTAGTATTAATAAGCAAAATCGTTGGGAATCAATTCTTAAAGAATCTATTGAACAATCTGAAAGGCTTTGGAAGCCGGAAATTTTAACCCCTCTTAACTTTAAAAATTGGTCAAATAATATATCTCCTCTAAATACTTTTGCTATAGCAACAACAAGAATTGATAGTTCTTTGGAAATCGAATTATGGTTAAAGAATCTATCTAGTGATTCAAAAAAAGTTTGGACTTTAATAGGCCCTGAAGGAGGATGGTCTGAAGATGAACTTGAGTATGCTAAATCAAAGAGATTTTATTTTGTGAAGATGGGAGATGCAATATTAAGGACTTCTACAGCAGCTATTGCCGCTTCACAAATCATGGCATCCTGGAGAAAATTAAGCACTTAA
- a CDS encoding TIGR00297 family protein, with translation MTFPLVVNEWFWAFIINFILISIVHTQPLLTKRGWVHAGALGTILLACLGWNGWIAVFIYLIFGSAVTKFGFAYKQSKGIAESRGGRRGPENVWGSAATGTIMALLYKILSGQGQYYIFVGFAASFASKLADTFGSEIGKRWGKKTFLITSFKSVPPGTDGAISLEGTLASLLGSLLMTSVMMVFSFISSFESFLIVMTSGFLATIFESIFGALFQNKLKFMTNEFVNFLQTTFACLISIMMAFIIS, from the coding sequence ATGACTTTTCCTTTAGTCGTAAATGAATGGTTTTGGGCCTTTATTATAAACTTTATTCTTATAAGCATTGTTCATACACAGCCATTACTTACTAAAAGAGGATGGGTGCATGCCGGTGCTCTTGGAACAATATTATTAGCTTGTTTAGGTTGGAATGGCTGGATTGCTGTTTTTATTTATTTAATATTTGGCTCTGCTGTCACAAAATTTGGCTTTGCCTATAAACAATCAAAAGGCATAGCAGAATCTAGAGGGGGTAGACGTGGCCCAGAGAATGTCTGGGGCTCTGCGGCAACCGGAACAATTATGGCTCTTTTATACAAGATTCTTTCTGGTCAAGGTCAATATTATATTTTTGTTGGATTTGCTGCAAGCTTCGCATCTAAACTTGCTGATACCTTTGGTAGTGAAATAGGTAAACGTTGGGGTAAGAAAACTTTTTTAATTACCTCTTTTAAATCAGTACCTCCAGGAACTGATGGAGCTATAAGCCTTGAAGGTACATTGGCTAGTCTTTTAGGAAGTTTATTGATGACATCAGTTATGATGGTTTTTTCATTTATATCTTCTTTTGAGTCTTTTCTAATTGTTATGACTAGTGGGTTCTTAGCTACAATTTTTGAAAGTATTTTCGGGGCATTATTTCAAAATAAGTTGAAGTTTATGACTAATGAATTTGTAAATTTCTTGCAAACCACTTTTGCATGTTTAATTTCAATTATGATGGCATTCATTATTAGTTGA
- a CDS encoding GDSL-type esterase/lipase family protein, whose product MNNPPPKQLIVIGDSSVYGWGDSLGGGWCERLRKNWMSNPGYPVVYPLGVRGDGLEKIAKRWAKEWQCRGEYRRNFPSGILIAVGLNDTARIGRIDGRPQLSSDAFRFGLEELLKRIKKTTYVMVLGLTPVIEKKMPFAQCLWYSNKACFQYERLIEECCLVLDIPFLPTYQEIREQPLWENLICDDGIHLTSKGHICIYEKVVNWSPLENWGKS is encoded by the coding sequence ATGAATAATCCACCACCGAAACAATTAATAGTTATTGGAGATAGCTCTGTATATGGATGGGGAGATAGCTTAGGTGGTGGTTGGTGCGAAAGGCTTCGCAAGAATTGGATGAGTAATCCAGGTTATCCAGTTGTATATCCTTTAGGTGTGAGAGGTGACGGATTAGAAAAAATTGCTAAAAGATGGGCAAAGGAATGGCAATGCCGTGGTGAATACAGAAGAAATTTCCCTAGTGGCATATTAATTGCCGTAGGGTTAAACGACACGGCAAGAATAGGTAGAATAGATGGTCGGCCACAGTTATCCAGTGATGCCTTTAGATTTGGATTGGAAGAACTTTTAAAAAGAATCAAAAAAACTACCTATGTAATGGTACTTGGCTTAACTCCTGTTATTGAGAAAAAAATGCCATTTGCTCAATGCCTTTGGTATTCCAATAAAGCGTGTTTCCAGTATGAAAGACTAATAGAAGAGTGTTGCCTAGTATTAGATATCCCTTTTCTGCCTACATATCAAGAAATAAGAGAACAACCTTTATGGGAAAATCTTATATGTGATGATGGAATACATCTAACTTCAAAAGGGCATATTTGCATATATGAAAAAGTGGTGAATTGGTCACCGTTAGAAAACTGGGGAAAGTCATGA